The sequence below is a genomic window from Tepidisphaeraceae bacterium.
AAGCCGAGATTCGCGCGGTGCCGTGGCTCATGATCGAGGCGTTGATCGCAGAGGCGGTCTTCCCGATCGCCGCCACGGGCAACTTCGGCCGCATGGAAGGGACCGCGTTTTTGCAGATGGTGCAACGCAAGGTGTACTGGCTGCAACGCGAGGCCAACCGGCTCGTGGAGATGGCTGAGGGGTAGGGTTGAGTGTTGAACGCGGGATGCGGAGTGCGGAGTAAAGAAGAGCTAATCAAAGTCCTCTCTTCACTCCGAACTCCGCGCTCCTCATTCCGCATTTGATTTCGTCCCGGTGTCGTCCTGACCGGAGCTGCCATGAGGCCGTCGTTCGTATTGTCCTCGTCGTCGGCGATTGCGTTTGTGCTGCCGTTGCTGGTGGCGCTGATTGCTCCCACCTTTGGCCAAGCGGCGCCGGCCACTCGTCCCACCGCTGAGATTGCCGATGATTACAAGGAACTGGCCGCGACCGATCCCGCGGCGCGCAATGCGGCGCGCGTGCGGTTGATGGGGATGTCGCGTCTGGACTTAGTCACGCTGCGCGATGTGGTCACAACCCATCTGCCGGTGGCGCCGGCGCAGGCGGTGGCGCTGCACGATGTGGTGCGGCACGTTTACCTGGCGAGCGAGACGGTCGAGAGCAACGGCAACCAAGGGTTCCTCGGCGTCGCGCCCACGCGCTATGGCCGGGGCGCGGCGTTCGTGGTGGACCCCGATGGGCCGGTGGACGTGCGCGTGGGGGCGGATTTTCAGTCGCGCACGCCGGGGTTTTGTGCCTACCGCTGGCTGCAGGATGGGGACGTGATCCTATCGATGGGCACCGACGAGATGCTGCCGATCACCAGCTTCTCGATCCTCAGCGAGTACGTCCGCCGGACGCCCGCGGGCACGACCATCCGCATGCGCGTGCTGCGCGGCGGTGGTGTGGTGGTACTGGAGTTTCCGCTCGATGCTCGGCCGGCGGCGTTGGATTTCGGGGCCGACCTGTCGTCGTTCATGAACGAGCGAAGCCGCCGGGCTGAGGCGTATTGGCAGCAGGTTTTTGCGCCGCTGATCGAGCCGGACCACACCTGAGGGGATGGACGAAGGCGCGAAGCGGAGAGGGGACCGGATGCGGCGCTTACGTCCCCCGAAGCGTCTCCAGATACATCGCCTTCAACGCCGCGGCGTCCGCGTCCACCGTCACGTCGGCGTTGGGCGGGCCGCCGGTGGCAACCGTCATGCCGCGGGTGAACTCGCCGGCGGTCTCGACCTGCACGCGCATGGGGACGACCTTGTACAGCGACTGGTCGAACGACCAAACGATCGGGAACAAGTCGTACATCACCGGTCCCGGCTTCCAGTTCTGGGCCGGGTGCCAGCGGCGCACGGCGTCGGCCATGGCTTTGGTTAACGGCGAGCCCCTGACGCCGAGCTGTTCGCACTCTTCCATGGTTAGCGTGAACCGGCGGGTCACGTCCCACGTGCCCATGGAGATCGGGATGCCGCTCTCGAAGACGATGCGGCTGGCGACGTAGTCGAACGCGATGTTGTGCTCACGGCGGTTCAGTGCCGTCTCACCGCCCATGAGCGCGATGCGCTTGATCTTCCCCTTAATGTCGGGCCGGCGGCTGAGGGCGGTGGCGATGTTCGTGAGCGGGGCGATACAGCAGAGCACGACCTCGTTCGGGTGCTGTTCGACCGCGCGAATGATCAGGTCGACACCGTCGGCGTCGCTGGGGTCGTCCTGCGTGTCTTCCGGCTCGGCGAACGCGTAGTGGTTCATCGCGCGCGATAAGTCGTGCAGCGTGCGGCTCTCGTCCTCGCTCACCGGCCTAAGTGGAAACTGTTGACCGGCGGCCACCGGTACGTCGGCTCGATCAAGATAGCGCAACAGTCGCTTTATGAGCCGCGCGCGTTTGTCGGACGGGTACGTGACGGTGCTGATGCCCACGACCTGCAATTCCGGCCGCAGGAGCGCAAACCAGATCGCGAGCAAGTCGTCGATGTCCTGACCGGGGTCCGTGTCGATGAAGATTTTCTGCATAAGCGGGAAGATTAGCCGAAATCAACTCGCCT
It includes:
- a CDS encoding nucleoside hydrolase, giving the protein MQKIFIDTDPGQDIDDLLAIWFALLRPELQVVGISTVTYPSDKRARLIKRLLRYLDRADVPVAAGQQFPLRPVSEDESRTLHDLSRAMNHYAFAEPEDTQDDPSDADGVDLIIRAVEQHPNEVVLCCIAPLTNIATALSRRPDIKGKIKRIALMGGETALNRREHNIAFDYVASRIVFESGIPISMGTWDVTRRFTLTMEECEQLGVRGSPLTKAMADAVRRWHPAQNWKPGPVMYDLFPIVWSFDQSLYKVVPMRVQVETAGEFTRGMTVATGGPPNADVTVDADAAALKAMYLETLRGT